In the genome of Acetobacter oryzifermentans, one region contains:
- a CDS encoding ATP-dependent helicase has translation MVNTSEHPSAPLFSSPSASGDSYLARLNPEQRAAIETTDGPLLVLAGAGTGKTRVLTTRFAHILLTGRAKPWQILTVTFTNKAAREMRERIGLLLGSPAEGLWLGTFHALCARMLRRHAEYVGLTQSFTILDTDDQLRLLKQVMAPWQIDIKRWPAPGLLGVIQRWKDRGLTPERITPSEDSDFANGHARAIYTAYQARLKQLNACDFGDLMLHVTEILRTRPDVLAQYHRLFRYILVDEYQDTNTIQYLWLRLLAKHAEGPANICCVGDDDQSIYSWRGAEVENILRFEKDFPSAKVVRLERNYRSTRHILGAAAGLIAHNSERLGKTLRPGREDAEGKKVSVLGVWDSDTEARMVCEQAEKLRAQGHALKEIAILVRAGFQTRAFEERLMQTGLPYRIVGGLRFYERAEIRDALAYMRVLSQPADDLAFERIINVPKRGVGPAGLQKLHAAARANSMPLTGGTEKLLEDNALKGKSAAHLRQLMEAFASTRDILAREGHVVAVEHLLEESGYLDMWRQDRSPDAPGRLENLKELTRALADFGTLGEFLEHVALVMDHDENGQDDYLSIMTLHGAKGLEFDTVFLPGWEEGVFPSQRTLDEGGLKGLEEERRLAYVGITRARQEAIIFHAGRRRIYANWQPSMPSRFLDELPDEHVVRHDEGGTFQRQGLNLSESVFDNGPIIARRRKDPMLEAAPALQLGDHVRHPRFGEGIVISADRHHVEVSFESVGTKRLLSSFIEKI, from the coding sequence ATGGTGAATACGTCCGAACACCCCTCCGCCCCGCTTTTTTCATCTCCGTCTGCATCGGGTGACAGTTATCTGGCTCGTCTTAACCCCGAACAGCGCGCTGCTATTGAAACAACGGATGGCCCTTTGCTGGTGCTGGCTGGTGCTGGCACAGGCAAAACACGGGTTTTAACCACCCGCTTTGCGCATATCCTGCTGACAGGCCGCGCCAAGCCATGGCAGATCCTGACAGTAACCTTTACCAATAAAGCTGCGCGAGAAATGCGTGAGCGTATTGGGCTGCTTTTGGGCAGTCCGGCAGAAGGGCTATGGTTAGGCACATTTCATGCCCTGTGTGCGCGTATGCTGCGCCGCCATGCCGAATATGTGGGGCTCACACAAAGCTTTACAATTCTGGATACGGATGACCAGCTGCGCCTGCTCAAACAGGTTATGGCCCCGTGGCAGATTGATATCAAACGCTGGCCTGCTCCTGGCCTTTTAGGCGTTATTCAGCGCTGGAAAGACCGTGGGCTTACACCAGAGCGCATTACCCCCTCCGAGGATTCGGACTTTGCCAACGGCCACGCCCGCGCCATTTACACCGCGTATCAGGCCCGCCTGAAGCAACTGAACGCCTGCGATTTTGGTGATCTGATGCTGCATGTGACCGAAATTTTGCGCACACGGCCTGATGTGTTGGCACAGTATCATCGCCTGTTCCGTTACATTCTGGTGGATGAGTATCAGGATACCAACACCATTCAATACCTCTGGCTGCGTCTGCTGGCCAAACACGCAGAAGGCCCGGCCAATATCTGCTGCGTGGGGGATGATGACCAATCCATCTACTCATGGCGTGGTGCAGAAGTTGAAAACATTCTGCGGTTTGAAAAAGATTTTCCCTCCGCCAAGGTTGTGCGGCTGGAACGCAATTATCGCTCTACCCGGCATATTCTGGGGGCTGCCGCAGGGCTTATCGCCCATAATAGCGAACGGTTAGGCAAGACACTTCGCCCTGGCAGAGAAGATGCAGAAGGTAAAAAAGTTAGCGTTCTTGGTGTGTGGGATTCGGATACAGAAGCCCGCATGGTATGCGAACAGGCAGAAAAACTACGCGCACAAGGCCACGCTTTAAAAGAAATAGCCATTCTGGTGCGTGCGGGCTTTCAAACCCGCGCGTTTGAAGAACGGCTTATGCAAACTGGCCTACCCTATCGCATTGTAGGTGGCCTGCGTTTTTATGAACGTGCAGAAATACGTGATGCACTGGCCTATATGCGCGTGCTAAGCCAACCGGCGGATGATCTGGCGTTTGAGCGTATTATCAATGTACCCAAACGCGGCGTTGGCCCTGCCGGGTTGCAAAAGCTGCATGCTGCTGCCCGCGCCAACAGCATGCCCCTTACCGGCGGCACGGAAAAGCTGCTGGAAGATAACGCGCTAAAAGGAAAATCCGCCGCCCATTTACGCCAGTTGATGGAAGCCTTTGCCAGCACACGCGATATTTTAGCACGTGAAGGCCATGTGGTGGCTGTTGAACACCTGCTGGAAGAAAGCGGGTATCTGGATATGTGGCGGCAGGACCGCTCCCCCGATGCGCCGGGGCGGCTGGAAAACCTGAAGGAACTAACACGTGCGCTGGCTGATTTTGGAACGCTGGGCGAGTTTTTAGAACACGTTGCCCTTGTGATGGATCATGATGAAAACGGGCAGGATGATTACCTGTCCATCATGACTCTGCATGGCGCCAAAGGGCTTGAATTCGATACAGTCTTTCTGCCCGGGTGGGAGGAAGGTGTTTTTCCCTCTCAACGCACGTTGGATGAAGGTGGCCTGAAAGGGCTGGAGGAAGAACGCAGGCTGGCTTACGTGGGCATTACACGCGCACGGCAGGAAGCCATTATCTTTCATGCTGGCCGTCGGCGTATTTACGCCAACTGGCAGCCTTCCATGCCCAGCCGCTTTTTAGACGAACTGCCAGATGAACACGTGGTTCGCCATGATGAAGGCGGTACGTTCCAACGGCAAGGCCTTAACCTTTCCGAATCCGTGTTTGATAACGGCCCCATTATTGCCCGCCGCAGAAAAGACCCCATGCTGGAAGCCGCACCGGCACTGCAACTGGGTGACCATGTACGCCACCCCCGCTTTGGGGAAGGCATCGTTATTTCGGCAGATCGGCACCATGTTGAAGTGTCTTTTGAATCTGTCGGCACCAAACGTCTTCTTTCATCCTTTATCGAGAAAATCTAA
- a CDS encoding JAB domain-containing protein — MGRQSAEQKRQKKPSSFAVKADTTQGCLNAPQGAMPVFESTGPTGHRKRMRQRVLAQGAASLADYELLEMLLYVGIPRKDTKPLAKSLINTFGTLQAVLEAGEENLRQISGVTRASVAVLQDVACVADRLPESGEESRQFLGNWDSILEYADVYLANAPRGQVRALFLDSRNQLIADETVPAFLHEGSSHEAMACIRQAVALVLQRALALHACALVTVDLVAENQTLDQSLAQNAPFVRELQRSAPLLAVEVHDHITIGWGEWRSFNHHAGPKF; from the coding sequence ATGGGGAGACAGTCGGCTGAGCAGAAAAGGCAAAAAAAGCCCAGCAGCTTTGCAGTAAAGGCTGACACAACCCAAGGTTGTTTAAATGCGCCGCAAGGTGCCATGCCTGTTTTTGAAAGCACCGGCCCTACAGGGCATCGCAAACGTATGCGCCAACGCGTGTTGGCCCAGGGCGCAGCTTCCTTGGCTGATTACGAATTGCTGGAAATGCTGTTATATGTCGGGATTCCACGTAAAGATACAAAGCCCTTGGCAAAAAGCCTTATCAATACGTTTGGTACTTTGCAGGCTGTGCTGGAAGCAGGAGAAGAAAATCTGCGCCAGATCAGTGGTGTTACACGGGCAAGTGTCGCAGTATTGCAAGATGTGGCCTGCGTGGCAGACCGGTTGCCAGAGAGTGGTGAGGAATCACGCCAGTTTTTGGGCAACTGGGACAGTATTTTAGAATATGCAGATGTTTATCTGGCAAATGCCCCCAGAGGGCAGGTGCGTGCCTTGTTTCTGGATAGCCGCAACCAGTTAATTGCCGATGAAACGGTGCCAGCGTTTTTGCATGAAGGCAGCAGCCATGAGGCTATGGCCTGTATTCGGCAGGCTGTGGCGTTGGTTTTGCAACGTGCATTGGCTTTGCATGCCTGTGCGTTGGTAACTGTGGATTTGGTGGCAGAAAATCAAACGCTGGATCAAAGCCTTGCGCAAAATGCGCCTTTTGTAAGGGAATTGCAGCGTAGCGCCCCATTGTTGGCGGTGGAGGTGCATGATCATATTACCATTGGGTGGGGTGAATGGCGTAGCTTTAACCACCACGCAGGGCCGAAATTTTGA
- a CDS encoding JAB domain-containing protein translates to MTRPPTKPEKKATSQFADATHFRLNVSTAEAIAFPAEIYGGTVPEASGAEETDFSLLCRLIVQAQPRNAKAQEQAQNLLHEYGNLSAVMAAISWQEPSKSIKALPEAARVLLMLARETGLRIQRARLRRSGILADSTQLYAYLRAVMGPEKREQVRVLFLNEKHQLLVDDVMGQGTVDHTPVYPREIVSRALQLKATILVLVHNHPSGDPTPSADDVVMTTQICGAAKIMNIHVWDHIIVAGEKLLSMREAGLL, encoded by the coding sequence TTGACGCGCCCACCTACAAAACCCGAAAAAAAAGCGACAAGTCAATTTGCTGATGCCACGCATTTTCGGCTGAATGTTTCAACTGCGGAAGCTATTGCGTTTCCAGCCGAAATTTATGGCGGCACAGTGCCAGAAGCTTCTGGGGCGGAAGAAACGGATTTTTCTCTGCTATGCAGGCTTATAGTACAGGCACAGCCGCGTAATGCTAAAGCACAGGAACAGGCGCAGAACTTATTACATGAATATGGAAACCTATCCGCAGTAATGGCAGCTATAAGCTGGCAGGAGCCAAGTAAAAGCATAAAGGCATTGCCAGAGGCTGCACGCGTTTTGCTGATGTTGGCGCGTGAAACTGGGTTGCGTATCCAACGCGCAAGATTACGCCGTTCTGGCATACTGGCTGATAGCACACAGCTTTATGCGTATTTACGGGCTGTTATGGGGCCTGAAAAGCGCGAACAGGTGCGCGTATTGTTTCTAAATGAAAAGCACCAGCTTCTGGTTGATGATGTTATGGGGCAGGGCACGGTGGATCATACGCCTGTTTACCCGCGGGAAATTGTATCACGCGCCTTGCAGCTCAAAGCTACTATTCTGGTGTTGGTGCATAATCACCCAAGCGGAGACCCAACGCCTTCAGCCGATGATGTGGTGATGACAACGCAAATTTGTGGTGCAGCAAAAATTATGAATATCCACGTATGGGATCATATTATTGTTGCCGGAGAAAAGCTGTTGAGCATGCGTGAAGCAGGGCTTCTGTAA